One Balneolaceae bacterium genomic window carries:
- a CDS encoding rhodanese-like domain-containing protein gives MTTTVKTLQRIDAKTLNQRLKGTQPPILINALGKDAFIARHIPGSINIPTENAEMAQNVIPYKDAEIVVYCANADCTASPELAEKLEDMGYTNVKDFPEGLAGWRSAGFNLVGEEA, from the coding sequence ATGACTACTACTGTTAAAACACTCCAAAGAATTGACGCTAAGACACTCAATCAGAGACTGAAAGGAACTCAGCCACCCATTCTTATCAACGCTTTGGGTAAAGATGCATTCATCGCCAGGCATATTCCGGGTTCCATCAACATTCCAACCGAAAATGCAGAGATGGCTCAAAATGTCATCCCCTATAAAGACGCTGAAATTGTTGTCTATTGTGCAAATGCTGACTGTACAGCATCACCCGAACTTGCAGAAAAACTTGAAGATATGGGCTATACCAACGTAAAGGACTTCCCGGAAGGCCTTGCCGGATGGAGATCAGCCGGATTCAACCTGGTTGGGGAAGAAGCCTGA
- a CDS encoding DUF3095 domain-containing protein, translating to MTDNSNFYDNLPEFSDFRKVSDGALYHPVPDDWWIIAGDIRNSTEAIENGKYKEVNMAGASIIAGISNLFKDFGSLPFTFGGDGSIVLVPDQKHSEIKQTLAFCRQAIQDSFGLDMRTGSVPVADVRKEGLDVKVAKMRLSETTSQAVFWGDGLEYAESLIKDKEKDEDEPQDGYVANLEGLECRWQEIPPDQEEITSYIIKATGKNDTENSEIYEECLKKIDDIYGSLNDRNPISEAKLIFKKSWKKLAVEWKIRTWKPTLKKKLKYAWKLLFQLTSGIYLMKSNTETKNTDWGRYKSDLIKHVDFRKFSEALRFVASGTSEERMKVEDFLEEMHNKGKLFYGVHSSNSLIITCYVTNYHREHIHFVDGMDGGYAMAAKKMKKQVKESR from the coding sequence ATGACTGACAACTCGAATTTTTACGATAATCTTCCTGAATTTTCTGATTTCAGAAAGGTATCAGACGGGGCACTTTATCATCCCGTCCCGGATGATTGGTGGATCATAGCCGGGGATATTCGAAACTCTACAGAAGCGATCGAAAACGGGAAGTACAAAGAGGTGAATATGGCGGGGGCGTCCATCATTGCAGGAATCTCAAACCTCTTTAAAGATTTTGGTTCGCTGCCTTTTACGTTTGGCGGAGACGGGTCAATTGTACTTGTACCCGATCAAAAACACTCTGAGATCAAACAAACTCTGGCATTTTGCAGGCAGGCCATTCAAGATAGTTTTGGGTTGGATATGCGCACAGGTTCAGTTCCTGTTGCCGATGTGCGAAAAGAGGGGCTCGATGTGAAAGTGGCTAAAATGAGGCTATCGGAAACCACCAGTCAGGCGGTTTTTTGGGGTGATGGACTGGAGTACGCTGAATCACTCATCAAAGACAAGGAAAAAGATGAGGATGAACCACAAGATGGGTATGTAGCAAATTTGGAGGGACTGGAGTGCAGATGGCAGGAGATACCGCCGGACCAGGAGGAGATTACCTCATACATCATCAAAGCAACGGGAAAAAACGACACTGAAAATTCGGAGATCTATGAAGAGTGTCTGAAAAAAATTGATGATATTTACGGATCGCTAAATGATCGAAACCCAATTTCGGAGGCGAAACTTATTTTCAAAAAAAGCTGGAAGAAACTGGCGGTTGAGTGGAAAATAAGAACGTGGAAACCCACCCTGAAAAAGAAGCTGAAATACGCCTGGAAACTTCTGTTTCAGCTAACCTCCGGCATCTACCTGATGAAGAGTAATACGGAGACGAAAAATACCGATTGGGGCCGCTATAAATCGGACCTGATTAAGCATGTGGATTTTCGAAAATTTAGTGAAGCTCTGAGATTTGTAGCTTCGGGAACATCAGAAGAGAGGATGAAAGTGGAAGATTTTTTAGAGGAGATGCATAATAAGGGAAAACTGTTTTATGGTGTGCACAGCTCCAACAGCCTTATTATTACCTGCTATGTAACGAACTATCACAGGGAGCATATCCACTTTGTGGATGGTATGGATGGCGGCTATGCCATGGCTGCTAAAAAAATGAAAAAACAAGTTAAAGAGAGTCGTTAG
- a CDS encoding histidine kinase dimerization/phosphoacceptor domain -containing protein — MDENQSSDFQNNENLNHLLELIGQINSNLEINDVLQNIIEAAKTITNSEASSVFLLDKETDELILTVPTGPVREKVHGQRFPKDQGIAGWVATNAKAQIVNDVSSDERFYGDFDPGAFTTRNILCVPMKNQSEEVIGVLQAINKKNGAGYRDSEVYLFQALAHQAAIAITNTRLHDERKTLLSEIHHRVKNNMAIISGLIQLEALNEPDEAVQRKLLKSVTRISSMAAVHEQLYESESLSRLNYKKNLKKVVQETIQTLSALGDISVSYECEPVVININQSIPCSLIVSEVIYFLAKFGFQEVEDPAIIISLFEKEKEDVQVNIQDNGTSIKKYLTDEEGDGVGFQLIQVLSRQLEAEFDYTEGDAENKFTLRFSKSDRGGAGSHFL, encoded by the coding sequence ATGGACGAAAACCAATCGAGTGATTTTCAGAACAACGAGAATCTGAATCATCTACTGGAGCTTATTGGCCAGATTAATTCTAACCTGGAGATTAATGATGTTCTTCAAAATATCATTGAAGCGGCCAAAACAATTACTAACAGCGAAGCCAGCTCTGTCTTTTTGTTAGATAAAGAGACGGATGAACTGATTCTTACCGTACCGACGGGGCCGGTTCGTGAGAAAGTTCACGGACAGCGTTTCCCAAAAGACCAGGGAATTGCCGGTTGGGTAGCTACGAATGCAAAAGCTCAAATTGTAAATGACGTATCATCGGACGAACGATTTTACGGTGACTTTGATCCCGGCGCTTTTACAACCCGAAATATTTTATGCGTTCCAATGAAAAATCAATCCGAAGAGGTCATTGGAGTCTTGCAGGCCATAAACAAAAAGAATGGAGCCGGTTACCGGGATAGCGAGGTGTATCTTTTCCAGGCACTGGCACACCAGGCCGCTATTGCTATTACGAATACGCGCCTTCATGATGAACGAAAAACGTTGCTGAGTGAAATTCACCACAGGGTAAAAAATAATATGGCTATAATATCCGGTTTGATTCAGCTTGAAGCTCTGAATGAACCGGATGAAGCTGTTCAAAGAAAGTTGTTGAAAAGTGTTACGCGCATCTCCAGTATGGCGGCCGTACATGAGCAGCTTTACGAATCGGAGAGTTTATCGCGGTTGAACTACAAAAAAAATCTGAAGAAAGTTGTACAAGAAACCATTCAAACTTTATCAGCTTTGGGGGATATCTCAGTTTCTTACGAATGTGAACCTGTCGTTATAAATATTAATCAGTCTATTCCCTGCTCGCTGATTGTAAGTGAGGTTATTTACTTTCTTGCGAAGTTTGGTTTCCAGGAGGTGGAAGATCCGGCAATAATTATCTCGCTATTTGAGAAGGAGAAAGAGGATGTTCAGGTTAACATTCAGGATAACGGAACCTCTATCAAAAAATATCTAACTGACGAGGAAGGTGACGGAGTTGGTTTTCAGTTGATCCAGGTATTGTCCCGGCAATTAGAAGCGGAGTTTGATTATACCGAAGGAGATGCAGAGAACAAGTTTACGTTACGGTTTAGTAAGTCTGATCGAGGAGGAGCGGGAAGCCACTTTTTGTAA
- a CDS encoding alpha-L-fucosidase produces MNKLILTLVFLGLIPTAILAQSADDEKIYEPNWESLSEHTEAPDWFRNAKFGIYFHWGVYSVPAFNNEWYPRHMYAPDLEEQGEETWGQEVFEFHTENYGSPSEFGYPDFVPMFTAENFDPQEWASLFKKAGAQFAGPVAEHHDGFSMWDSEITPWNAADMGPRRDITGELAEAIRGHGMKLITSFHHARNNLWKPEGEDEWTGHYSYVMEHYPSLLDDPKRAILYGYLPREEFLKMWNNKLKEVIDKYQPDIMWFDSWLDEIPDSVQTDYLAYYFNKAQEWDKDVVVTRKQEDLPLSVSVLDYEKGRASEINEHPFLTDDTISMGSWCYTEGLGIKSTSIVLHSLIDIVSKNGQLLLNISPMADGTIPENQKEVLLEIGDWLEINGEAIYGSRPWIVYGEGPTQLQEGQFGGVTDAEGFTAEDVRYTRRGDILYAMILGWPGANTEFQFDELNAGNLDGKAISEISVLGSSEEIAWNQNDNSLTVTMPNKTPDEKAIVFKVRTE; encoded by the coding sequence ATGAATAAATTGATTCTGACTCTCGTTTTTCTGGGTTTAATCCCCACAGCTATTTTAGCACAATCTGCAGATGATGAAAAAATATATGAACCCAATTGGGAATCGCTGTCCGAACATACAGAAGCCCCTGATTGGTTTCGGAATGCTAAATTTGGAATCTACTTCCACTGGGGAGTGTACTCGGTGCCGGCTTTTAACAATGAGTGGTATCCCCGCCACATGTATGCACCAGATTTAGAAGAGCAGGGAGAGGAAACATGGGGACAAGAAGTATTCGAATTTCATACTGAAAATTATGGTTCCCCTTCTGAATTCGGCTATCCTGATTTTGTACCGATGTTCACAGCCGAAAATTTTGATCCACAGGAGTGGGCCTCGCTTTTTAAAAAAGCCGGAGCACAATTTGCAGGCCCGGTAGCCGAACACCACGATGGCTTTTCGATGTGGGACAGCGAAATCACTCCCTGGAATGCCGCCGATATGGGTCCCAGACGAGACATCACAGGAGAATTAGCTGAAGCTATACGAGGGCACGGCATGAAATTGATCACCAGCTTTCACCATGCACGAAATAACCTTTGGAAACCGGAAGGAGAAGATGAGTGGACCGGGCATTATTCTTATGTGATGGAGCATTATCCATCCCTGCTGGATGATCCGAAAAGAGCCATCCTATATGGATATTTACCCCGGGAGGAGTTCCTTAAAATGTGGAATAATAAGTTGAAAGAGGTAATCGATAAATATCAGCCCGATATTATGTGGTTTGATTCCTGGCTGGATGAAATCCCGGATAGCGTTCAGACAGATTACCTGGCATACTATTTCAATAAGGCTCAAGAGTGGGATAAGGATGTGGTTGTGACCCGAAAACAGGAGGACCTTCCCCTGAGTGTAAGTGTGTTGGATTATGAAAAAGGCCGTGCCAGCGAGATCAATGAGCATCCCTTTTTAACGGATGACACCATCAGCATGGGAAGCTGGTGCTACACGGAAGGGCTCGGGATTAAAAGTACATCCATTGTGCTGCATTCGTTGATTGATATTGTTAGTAAAAATGGTCAGTTGTTGTTAAACATCTCTCCAATGGCTGATGGAACCATTCCCGAAAATCAGAAAGAAGTGCTTCTTGAAATCGGAGATTGGCTCGAAATAAATGGCGAGGCGATCTATGGCAGCCGTCCCTGGATAGTGTACGGAGAAGGACCCACTCAACTACAGGAAGGGCAATTTGGAGGAGTGACGGATGCCGAAGGATTTACAGCAGAAGACGTTCGATACACCCGACGGGGTGATATTCTTTATGCGATGATCCTCGGATGGCCGGGAGCAAATACAGAGTTTCAATTTGATGAACTCAACGCCGGTAACTTAGATGGAAAAGCCATTTCAGAAATATCCGTCTTAGGAAGTTCTGAAGAGATTGCCTGGAATCAGAACGATAACTCATTAACAGTTACAATGCCCAATAAAACTCCGGATGAGAAAGCGATTGTTTTTAAAGTTCGAACGGAGTAG
- a CDS encoding DUF4159 domain-containing protein has protein sequence MYKKLFYSVLLIFLMFPSTYLFAQNDDGFKIARVQYRGGGDWYNVPSSLTNLIEFTKNRVPISINAEYDDVQLGSRDIFNYPFLFMTGHGNITVNDAEMENLRTYLENGGFLYVDDDYGMDQYVREILQNIFPEERFFELPANHPIYSNVYNFPDGRPPKVHEHDGEPPQAFAVYKNGRMVLLYTYESNPSDGWAFDEFDNPQDVTDAALQFGVNLLVYALTNP, from the coding sequence ATGTATAAAAAACTTTTTTACTCAGTACTGCTTATTTTTTTGATGTTTCCTTCCACCTATCTGTTTGCACAAAATGATGATGGATTCAAGATTGCCAGAGTGCAATATCGCGGAGGCGGGGATTGGTATAATGTGCCCTCATCTCTAACGAATCTGATTGAGTTCACCAAAAACCGTGTACCGATCAGTATCAACGCGGAGTATGATGATGTACAGCTTGGAAGCCGGGATATCTTCAACTATCCATTTTTGTTTATGACGGGGCATGGCAATATCACCGTGAATGATGCCGAGATGGAAAATCTTCGAACCTATCTCGAGAACGGTGGTTTTCTGTATGTGGATGATGATTATGGGATGGATCAATATGTTCGAGAAATTCTGCAAAATATTTTTCCGGAAGAACGGTTTTTTGAGCTTCCGGCCAATCACCCCATCTACAGCAATGTCTATAATTTTCCCGATGGCCGTCCGCCAAAAGTGCATGAGCATGATGGCGAGCCTCCACAGGCATTTGCCGTTTACAAAAATGGCCGCATGGTTTTGCTCTACACCTACGAATCCAATCCCTCTGATGGCTGGGCATTTGATGAATTTGATAACCCCCAGGATGTGACCGATGCGGCGCTGCAGTTTGGTGTGAATTTGCTGGTGTATGCGTTGACGAATCCTTGA
- a CDS encoding Na+/H+ antiporter NhaC family protein, with the protein MTQTENYIQSRFGDPKNRRRIITGFFIALIIAGFYLGFTDAFPEQDGHYGFWSVMPPLVAIVLAFWTREVVSALFIGVCLGGVIAGEVNIVQSFLIPSIGTESFALILLVYLWALGGLIGIWTRTGGAEEFATWASNKMVRGPKTAKFFTWIMGLIFHQGGTISTVLTGATVRPVADKHKVSHEELAYMVDSTASPAATLIPFNVWPFYVSGLVVGTLPMFSEPMDGVIFFFDAIKYNFYAIFAILITLLFAWEKLPWVPGKKMRTAIKRAREGGPLDRSDATPMAADELTQKRVPEDYNPGLIDFFGPIGALLGVAIIPFVVSYFFMGQREDPTLLIAEAFVMAVLVGLGIAMAKGMKLQEVIDGFIDGCKGVTIGAIILALAVSLKEVADAVGTAPYVVSILGDLVLPAFLPGVLMVLCMIIAFSTGTSWGTYAVVFPVAVPLAWAVVPDPFFLTLCFSAVIGGAVFGDQCSPISDTTILSSLATGCDLMDHVTTQFPLAILAGLLAIISYALMVVFFV; encoded by the coding sequence ATGACTCAAACCGAAAACTACATTCAGAGCCGATTTGGGGATCCTAAAAACCGCCGGCGTATTATTACCGGTTTTTTTATCGCTTTGATTATTGCCGGGTTTTATCTCGGATTTACAGATGCTTTCCCCGAACAGGATGGGCATTACGGTTTTTGGTCTGTCATGCCCCCGCTTGTTGCCATTGTTTTGGCATTCTGGACCCGGGAGGTTGTGAGTGCACTTTTTATTGGCGTTTGCCTGGGCGGGGTGATTGCCGGAGAGGTCAATATTGTTCAGAGTTTTTTAATTCCCTCCATCGGTACCGAAAGTTTTGCGCTTATTTTGCTGGTTTACCTGTGGGCACTGGGCGGTTTGATTGGAATCTGGACCCGCACCGGCGGAGCAGAAGAGTTTGCCACATGGGCCAGTAACAAGATGGTACGCGGCCCTAAAACCGCAAAGTTTTTCACCTGGATTATGGGCCTCATTTTTCACCAGGGCGGAACCATCAGCACGGTATTAACAGGGGCAACAGTTCGCCCGGTAGCCGACAAGCACAAGGTTTCCCACGAGGAGCTGGCCTACATGGTCGATTCTACAGCCTCTCCAGCCGCCACCTTGATACCCTTTAACGTGTGGCCATTTTATGTGAGCGGATTAGTTGTGGGAACCCTTCCGATGTTTTCGGAACCGATGGATGGTGTGATCTTCTTTTTTGATGCGATCAAATACAACTTTTACGCCATTTTTGCCATCCTGATTACTCTTCTTTTTGCGTGGGAGAAACTGCCGTGGGTTCCCGGTAAAAAGATGCGCACTGCCATTAAACGGGCAAGGGAAGGCGGTCCGCTGGATCGCTCCGATGCTACCCCAATGGCCGCCGATGAACTCACTCAAAAAAGAGTCCCCGAAGATTACAATCCCGGCCTGATTGATTTCTTTGGTCCGATTGGGGCTTTGCTTGGAGTTGCGATCATTCCCTTTGTGGTCTCTTATTTCTTTATGGGGCAGCGAGAAGATCCCACACTTCTCATCGCCGAAGCATTTGTGATGGCCGTTCTTGTAGGTTTAGGCATTGCCATGGCGAAAGGGATGAAACTCCAGGAGGTAATTGATGGATTTATTGACGGGTGTAAAGGGGTTACAATCGGAGCTATTATTTTGGCTCTGGCAGTATCTCTTAAAGAAGTGGCAGATGCTGTGGGGACAGCCCCCTATGTGGTTTCTATCCTGGGTGATCTCGTACTTCCCGCTTTTCTCCCCGGTGTTTTGATGGTTCTCTGTATGATTATTGCTTTCTCAACCGGAACCTCATGGGGCACATACGCAGTGGTGTTCCCGGTTGCCGTTCCGCTGGCCTGGGCGGTTGTACCCGATCCGTTTTTTCTGACACTCTGTTTTTCCGCCGTAATCGGAGGCGCCGTATTTGGCGATCAATGCTCGCCCATTTCCGATACAACCATTTTGAGCTCGCTGGCTACCGGCTGCGATCTGATGGACCACGTAACCACGCAGTTTCCTTTGGCAATTTTGGCAGGACTTTTGGCAATTATTAGCTATGCATTGATGGTTGTTTTCTTTGTTTGA
- a CDS encoding Na-K-Cl cotransporter, translated as MKNPFRRNAPDQEHVISPHKGGLGTFGGVFTPSILTILGVIMYLRFGWVVGNVGLIGTLLIVTIATSITFLTALSIAAIATDQRVRIGGAYYMISRSLGIESGGAIGIPLYIALAFSVALYTVGFAESVVGVFPSLDMQVVGIITTVGVAALALISAKVAIRAQYFIMFGIVLSLLSLAFGSPIEQSNIEMWGASNQNSEGFWVVFAVFFPAVTGIMAGVNMSGDLENPAKSIPRGTFYAIGVGYLVYMALPIILANRADALTLIEDPLIMRRMSYWGDAILIGVWGATLSSAVGSILGAPRVLQALARDGVLPRWLRWLGRGDGEDDSPRIGTLLTLAVALVAVWFGDLNLIAPVLTMFFLTTYGVLNIAAGIERLLKSPSFRPKFEVHWFFSLLGAVGCIAVMFLINAVATGIAFLFVIIIYTWLQQREMKAAWGDVKNGIWMAITRAGLMRISESEESKTWRPHPLVLSGAPTKRWHLIELASLLTHNRGILTTATILTTKNISSERRKNMESNIREFLNKRSVQSLVRVTTAPDAFEGGKRLIESYGLGALVPNTVILGDSENEEHREKYCDMIAHIHNQQRNVMVVHDNEEKGYGNRKYIDIWWGGLKGNGGLMIILAYLLQSSRNWYDAEVRLKMVVDDKKAEEDARRNLIQITDKIRTGAKPEVIAANGRTFNEILHESSSDADLIFLGMAEPDNNFPTYYKSLQQRLSGLPTTIMVLAAEEISFGEVLMQQDNFQEE; from the coding sequence ATGAAGAATCCTTTTCGAAGAAATGCTCCTGATCAGGAGCATGTAATATCGCCACACAAAGGCGGTTTGGGTACCTTTGGAGGTGTATTTACTCCCTCTATTCTTACCATACTTGGGGTTATCATGTACCTTCGCTTTGGTTGGGTCGTTGGTAATGTCGGGCTGATAGGAACCCTTCTGATTGTTACGATAGCAACATCCATTACCTTTCTCACAGCCCTTTCCATAGCTGCTATTGCAACGGATCAGCGTGTTCGTATTGGCGGGGCTTATTATATGATCAGCCGCTCCCTGGGTATTGAATCGGGTGGGGCTATCGGAATTCCGCTTTATATTGCCCTGGCTTTTTCCGTGGCTCTCTACACTGTTGGTTTTGCCGAAAGTGTAGTCGGTGTATTTCCATCACTTGATATGCAAGTAGTAGGTATAATTACTACGGTTGGAGTAGCCGCATTGGCGCTAATCTCTGCAAAAGTGGCCATCCGTGCCCAGTACTTTATCATGTTTGGGATTGTATTATCGCTGTTATCCCTCGCTTTCGGGAGCCCGATTGAACAATCGAACATAGAGATGTGGGGGGCCTCTAATCAGAATTCGGAAGGATTCTGGGTTGTGTTTGCTGTGTTTTTCCCCGCTGTTACAGGTATTATGGCCGGGGTTAATATGTCGGGTGACCTGGAAAATCCGGCCAAATCAATACCCCGGGGTACATTTTATGCCATTGGGGTGGGATATCTGGTTTATATGGCTTTACCCATTATTTTGGCAAACAGGGCCGATGCACTCACCCTGATTGAAGATCCGCTGATTATGCGCAGGATGTCGTATTGGGGAGATGCCATTCTGATTGGTGTTTGGGGAGCCACCTTGTCCAGTGCGGTGGGAAGCATTCTGGGAGCTCCGCGGGTGCTGCAGGCCCTTGCAAGAGACGGTGTGTTACCCCGCTGGCTCAGGTGGCTGGGGCGCGGCGACGGGGAAGACGACTCCCCCCGTATCGGTACTCTTCTTACATTAGCTGTTGCACTCGTTGCAGTATGGTTTGGGGATTTGAACCTGATTGCCCCTGTACTTACCATGTTTTTTCTAACCACCTATGGCGTATTAAATATTGCGGCCGGTATCGAACGGTTACTAAAAAGCCCTTCATTTCGTCCCAAATTCGAGGTCCACTGGTTTTTCTCCCTTTTGGGTGCTGTAGGATGTATCGCTGTTATGTTTTTAATCAATGCAGTGGCAACCGGTATCGCATTTTTGTTCGTAATTATAATTTATACGTGGCTGCAGCAGCGGGAAATGAAAGCGGCCTGGGGAGATGTTAAAAATGGCATCTGGATGGCGATTACTCGTGCAGGACTAATGCGTATCAGTGAAAGTGAGGAATCAAAAACCTGGCGGCCGCATCCCCTCGTACTTTCCGGAGCTCCAACGAAACGCTGGCATTTAATTGAGCTTGCCTCTTTGCTAACCCACAATCGGGGAATCTTAACCACTGCCACTATTTTAACGACCAAGAATATTAGTTCCGAACGAAGAAAAAATATGGAGTCTAATATCCGAGAATTTTTAAATAAGCGAAGTGTCCAGAGTTTAGTCAGAGTAACAACGGCTCCCGATGCTTTTGAGGGCGGCAAACGACTGATAGAGTCGTATGGATTAGGTGCCTTGGTTCCAAACACGGTGATTTTAGGTGACAGTGAAAATGAAGAACACCGGGAAAAATATTGCGATATGATCGCCCATATTCACAACCAGCAACGGAATGTGATGGTGGTTCATGATAATGAAGAGAAAGGGTACGGAAATCGCAAATATATTGATATCTGGTGGGGCGGCTTAAAAGGGAATGGCGGACTGATGATTATTCTTGCCTACTTGTTGCAAAGCAGCCGGAACTGGTATGACGCGGAAGTACGCCTCAAGATGGTGGTGGACGATAAAAAAGCAGAAGAAGATGCAAGAAGAAACCTGATACAAATTACGGATAAAATCCGTACCGGAGCTAAACCTGAGGTAATTGCTGCAAACGGACGTACTTTTAATGAAATACTCCACGAATCATCCAGTGATGCTGATTTGATATTTCTTGGAATGGCCGAACCAGATAACAATTTTCCTACCTATTATAAAAGTTTACAGCAACGTTTAAGCGGGTTGCCTACCACTATTATGGTTTTGGCCGCTGAAGAAATTTCGTTCGGAGAGGTATTAATGCAGCAGGATAATTTCCAGGAAGAGTAG